tccacgcgtgtgggcgagttggggaacacccacacgtgtgggcgttagtgtttccgaAATAATACGGGACAACCTATCGATCAGGTAACAAGATTTTTTTTCCGCTGCCAGTCCTACTTTTTGGCCGTTAGATCTCCATCTAAGGTCCAGGATATTTTTCTAATTtatgaatatatttttaaatacCGGAACATAATTTAAATTCTTGAACTTTTTGCAATACACAAGTGTTTTATTcaaaattatgaatatttttaaaaccCGTGAAGATTTTTTGACATACGTGAAGTTTTATGAAAatctcaaaaaaaaataaaaaaaattcaacaaCAACTGTAAAACTCTGGATTTTTTTAGAGAATTCATGAATCTTTTTCTAATCCGGAATATAATTTAAACtcttcaacatttttttcaaattcataagtattttattcaaaattttgaacattttctaaaagtcAATGTAGTTGTTTATCATATTCTTGAACTTTTTAAATTTACAAACATTTTCTTAAATCTCCGAACTTTTTAAAAATTCGTGaccattttgaaaaaaatcatgaacaacTGTAAACTCTGGATTTTTCTAGAATTCATGATTTGTTTTTCTAATTTTTGATATTTTAAAATTCTGGGACGTAATTTAAATGCTTCAACATTTTTTCCAAATCCATAACTGTTTTATTCAAAACTGTGAACATTTTTAGAAAATCCGTGAAGATTTTTCATATTGtgaatttttaaaaattaaaaATCTTTTTAAATCactatttttttagaaaaacagtgACCATTTTTGAAAATTGTGAACAATTGTAAAACTTTATGTTTTTTTAAGAATACATGAATGTTTTctaagtattttttatattttatgaacattttttgaattttgaatgatTTAAAATTTTATGAACATATTTGGAAGTTCACATAAAAATATTAATCTTTTTAGCTAAATGTTACTGTCATACGGGACCCGAGACCCAACCAAACTCTTACAGGTGGGGTCTTACTTTGAGGGGAAATCTTTGAAGCTCTCCTGGGTTTCTAGTCCTAGGGAGCTTATTAAGCCCGACGGATGTTGAAGCAGTCTACTTTACCATTTTTAGTACTTCTTTGAGCTTTTGTGGCCCTAAATTTGTGAAACGTCCAATTGTCCAAGTGACTGAATTGACCTAGAATGGAACATCTCTGTATTTGCCTCGTAGTAGTACCAAAGCGTAGGGCCCTAAAAAGAAGTATTAAAGTGTAGTTTGATTCCATTTTGCAAGTCTTAGAAGACGGGTCGTCTGTTTCGACCGTTTTTTTCTTGACGAATCTGCATCCATTCCTTGAAGCATGATATCAAGGAGGAGCACttcgcgaaccaacctgtggttggatggttaggtggaTAGTGATATCGCAGAGCACctaggttcaagtcctggtgctcacatttatcctgaatttatttcagaattttcggcAATGAGTGTTCAGTGTGAGGAGACGTTCCTATCGACTACTAGACgtctacgatgacttcgtaaaatctTAAAATGATATGCCAGCTCAGTCTTTTGGAGGTGCTCATAAATATAGGGTGCGCGTGTGTGTTTATAgaagtgagtgtatgcgcgtatatatttGAGCACTCATGTCGGTACTGTGTTTAAAAGGAGGAGCACTCCCGTAGAAACGTGTCTGTGGTAATGTGTAACCAAGGCATAGTTCATTTTCGTTGCCTCGAATTTCCACACTCCTCTCTGAATTATTCGGCCACTGCTTCCATATTTGGGAGAGGCAGCATCCGATTCCTTCGGCGACTTGTGGCCCGACTGCTCTCCACGGTGATCCCTGGAGTCCGGCCGGGACGGTCCAAAGCTGCAAGGGCCCGCAACTAGGCCCCTGGGCCTCCGCCGGATCAAAAATCCCGTCAAATCACCGCCGTCCAGCGTGCCCTGCCGCTTTCCTCCCTtgccacggcggcggtggcggccggcgAGTGGAGACGAAACCCAGCCCGTTTCTTCCTCGCAACTCGCAGCCGTCGCTGAGCTTGTGCTCCACTCCGCTCCGATCCCACCTCCGAGGCGCGGCTTGTGGTGCGATCTCGCTTTGCGTGCGCTTGAGAGAGGTCCGTCGTCGTCTCGTTGGCTGCGGTGCGACAGGCCGGAGGGAATGGCGGCGGGAGGTAGCGCGGAGGGCGAGGAGCTCTTCCTCCTCCGCTCGGCCGAGGAaggggacggggacggggacgggttgTGCGTGGGGGAGCGCCCCTGGCGGCTCAACTTCGACGGCTTCCGGCGCCAGGGGCCGCAGCAGGAGAATCCGCCGTCGCGCGGCCTCCAGGACTGCCTCGGCGTGCTAGGTCTGCCTCGTCCGTCTCTATCTGGGCGTCTCTGCCCTGTGACTTGGTTTGATCTGGACCTCTCTGTTTCGCCTTTAACCGAATCAGTTCAGAACTTGGCGAGTTGTCCTATCCTCTACATTTTGTTTTGTTCATTAGCTGGACTGCAGGGTATCAACACTAATTTAATAGTACATTCTTGTATAAAATGACTAAAATAATGAGGGAATGGGGTATGCATGTTTGTACTTATATGGATGTGGGCATGTGGCATCATGGTTCTGTTTGAAATGATTGTGTGGCCTATACTATAACTGGTTATTGCAAATTTAATTCTTATTGGAGTAACAGATAGATGATGAGTATTGCATGCCTATAAGACTGAGAGGGAACTTCTGTTACTTCATATATAATGTCTGATTTGCAATTGGAGGTGGAAATCTTCATCTCAGAATTCAAAGTGTTCATTCTTCATACCAGTGTCGAGTTCCTTTCTGAATTATTGTTAGGAACttagaatatactccctccgtacatccatttgagcgacaagtaattcgggGCCGAGGGAGTATGTATAGGTGGTTTGACCAAATTGGGTCCGTTGTTGTGGATTTCTGTTGAACTCAGTATTGCCTAATTGTATGAACCTTATTGTCGGAATCTGATATCCAAATTTGCAATGTATATTTATTTTTACAGCTCAAGGGCCTGGAGATGTTGTGGCTGAATactaccaacaacagttggagatgtTGGAAGGCTTCAATGAAATGGATACACTGACAGACCATGGTTGCCTTCCTGGAATATCCAAGGTTTGTAACATGAAATAAACCTTCTTTGCAGATAAATTGTACAGAACTTTTATATCAAACTGAAGCAATGCCTTTATCCCTGCATTTTATCCTACATGCAGGAAGAACGTGAGAAAATTGCCCGAAGTGAGACATTAGCCATCCGATTATCTAACATAGCAAACATGGTTCTTTTTGCTGCAAAAGTTTATGCCTCTATAAGGAGTGGCTCCCTAGCTATTATTGCTTCAACACTGGACTCTCTACTTGACTTGTTGTCCGGGTTTATTTTGTGGTTTACTGCTttttcaatgcaaacaccaaacccGTACAGGTACCCAATTGGTAAAAGGCGCATGCAACCTTTGGTGAGTTTCATTTTGGCCTGTTTGTTCATACTTCTATCGATCCATTTGATTTTCGTATTATCGATACATTTCAGTAGTttcacaaaaatggtgcacaagttAATATTAATTCGAGTAAACAATTCATTTAGCACCCAAAAGAAGATGACCATTGGTCCATTACTCAACTGAGCCTTGAGTACAATTGTAAATAGAAGTAACTGTGACCTCTTTTTCCCCCCTCAAGGACTGAAACTTGGGCTCAATAATGCTCATTTATCCTGTTATGTGAACCAAGCAACTTCCAATTGCGATTATATCACATACAGTAGCAAACATGGGCACTCCTGCGAAGTATTCGTATGCTTAATCCTTGGAACTCCAGACAGAACAATATTGGGTAGCACTTTCCATCTATCATGACTAAAATTACAGATCAATCAGATTTCATGACCTTAAAATCTTTCCTCTTGTGTTGTTACTCCATAGAGTGATTGCTATTTTTTTATTTCCCTGTTATTGTTGATAACTTACCACCATCTGTTATATAGGGAATACTGGTTTTTGCTTCTGTTATGGCAACACTTGGTCTTCAAATTATCCTAGAATCCACACGCTCATTGGTATCATCGAATGTAAGTCCTTCTCTTCCTCGTGTTTCCTGTTGTGTGTGTTTCTCTGCCCTACGTTTGGCTCATTGTtgcatctataccaatataaaaagacccaaaggggcagatccaattaatctcggccatcaaatcatgttaatccaacgacctagactgcttcaatgtcgagcgctcaacacgtttagcgtgcagttaatttcttgCCAAAtatagtgttaatcacataataacgcgtaaataatatcctacttattcgcatgcacttaatatacttccaaattaacgtgcattgcacgtacacattgactagtatgGTTAATATGGTTAAGTACTTGCATTGGAGTGAGctgtttattctttatagcattGTAACCAGAATCACTGAATCACACCCTTGGAACTAATACCGCAACTTACACGGTAAATCAACTAATCTTAGAGTGCTGCAAAGTGGCTCAAGCAAATGAGATAATTGTAATCCACCACAATGCCATTTAGTGCCTAATTAGTACTGTATTATGTTGCCATGCAAAGACTTGTTTAAAGCTGCCATGAAAAGAAGTCGCGAAACATTTGTTACTCTCCTTGGTCAGGTTAGAGTTGGATAAACCCTGTTTCAAAATGGTTGTCCTCTGGCATTTCATCTCCTACATAGAACAACAAAAGAGATTGTTTACATTCATTAAAAACATGCAGTTAGCCAAATACCCAACTATATAAAGCAGCTCAAGCAAATGAGATAATTGTGATCCACCACAGAGCCAATCAGTGCCTAATTTTTACTGTGCTGTGTTCCAGGGAGCTGAATTCCGCTTGACAAAAGAACAGGAAATGTGGGTTGTGAATATTATGCTGGCAGTGACGCTGGTGAAGCTTCTGCTGGTTATATATTGTCGCTCATTCACCAACGAAATTGTGAAGGCATATGCACAGGATCACTTTTTTGACGTTATCACCAACATTATTGGGCTTGTGGCTGCACTTCTTGCTAACTATTTTGAAGGCTGGATTGACCCAGTTGGTGCCATCATTGTAAGTGCAAAAACGCCATTTCAGTTTTTCTTGTGCAGTAGAACTATAAAGTATTTGAGTCTTCTATCAGTTTGGCTGCACAAGACATGGACGGCGATGCGCTGTTCTGCATTTATCTGAAAATTATTATAGTAGTAGCTGtaatagtaacacacatattctgaaagcatttctctctctctctcccttctgcTTTGCAGCTAGCGATCTACACAATCAGGACATGGTCCATGACGGTGCTGGAGAACGTGCACTCCCTGGTCGGCCAGTCGGCCTCGCCGGAGTTCCTCCAGAAGCTCACCTACCTGTGCTGGAACCACCACAAGGCCGTCAGGCACATCGACACGGTGCGGGCGTACACCTTCGGCTCCCACTACTTCGTCGAGGTCGACATCGTCCTGCCGTGCGACATGCCCCTGCAGGAGGCGCACGACATCGGCGAGGCCCTGCAGGAGAAGCTGGAGAGCCTGCCCGAGATCGAGCGCGCCTTCGTCCACCTCGACTACGAGTTCACCCACCAGCCCGAGCACGCCCGGTCCTACGACACATAGCCTGAAGACCTGAACCccggcggcggcgctgtccgtgGAAATTCAGAGACGGTGAGCCTGAGCTGAAGCTGGTGAAGTCGGCACAGTTTCAGGAATCTGGGTGTCAAACCTGTTGTCACTCGCAGATTCAGTTGTGCAATTTGATTTTTGTTATATGGTCTCCTTGTCACGACTGATCAGTCAAGAGTGCGACCTGCGTGAACCCCTCACGGCCTGCGTTGCCATTAATGCACTGGCTAGGAGTAGTAGAGTAGCACTGTAGCCAGAACGAGTCCAGTGGCGTCGCGCTCACAGGAATCTTGGCGCACGCCTCGTATAGGGAGGCGTACGTACGCCGTAGATGTCCAGCTCGGCCCGCGCCAGGAAAGAAAGTGAAACAACCACCGGAACAGGCCAAGGAAAGCGGGCAGCAGTATCTATCGACATTCTTTCCCATTCCTGTACGCTTACGTGGACTGGCGATTTTATAAGATGCCCATGAACAGTTAATCTCTAGTCTATATAAAAGTATATCAACATCTGCAACGCCAACGATTTGATTCATATTACATATTATATATATTTGATATTTGTAGATCTTATCAGATTTttctatatatttggtcaaacttaaaaAGTTTGACTTAGGACGGCCCCGTAAGTTCGATTGTTTTCCTTACATGTTTTCTCCCTGAAAAAAATGAGCGTACGTTGCATACACCGGTACTCTTTTCAAAATGTAATTTTGACCATTAATTTCCTATAATAATAATATTATAAACATAACAAATTGTTATATCACAAAATTGTTTTCAGATACAAAGTTACGCATATGATTTCCCACATCCAATTGAAACATTTCAAAAATACAAGTGGCCAAAGATTTAAAAGTTTCTCATCCTTTTAAAATACATTGCATAAAAGTAAGTGTTTGGACAACTTTTGTCAAAAATTAGTGAAAAATTATTAGACAGTTTTTACTCGCATGTGTGTTTTATGGACTCTGTGCCAATGGCTAAATGCTCAGGCCTTAATTAGACATGCGTTTCATCCAGATCAGGCTCCAAAGATAGCATCGATGGAAATCTGTACATATGCATTATACAATAATACACAATGACTTTTCTTCTTGTTGCATTTGATGATGGGGACGTAAAGTGAATATATATTTGGATGTCATGAACATTATCACATATGTGCATTTAGATGATAGAGACGTAAACAATGAAAACATAACTGAAAGTCATGACACGTATTTGAATATCAGATGAAAGTTCAagaacaattcaagaaagcataTTTTAAAACTAAGAAATAGTAGAAACAAGTACAGAAAATGGTTTTGCAGAAACAGAAATATATAAAATATTTTCCAAGTAAAGATTTACTAGAATAATCAGACAAAAATTAACAATAGACATTGGAACAAAATATTGGTTAAATAATAagatttttattttttaattaggaAATACAACAAAAAAATATGTCTCATTACAAAATCCGTAGGTTAAATATGTCTCGTTATTATGCATTAGTGAAGTCTCAAAATATTTCATAGCTTTAGTGAAAAATAATATATTACATTATCCTATGGTATTTTTTTTTTGCATAACCCACATATTTTCTGATAGCATTTCAACAAAGATATGGCACTTATGTGTATATTAGATAATACCTCACGAAAAACAGGTTATAAAATAAGGAATAAGAAAAATATGAAAATAATTATTTATAGAAAAGCTAGAAATGTTCAAAATAGTTTTCCACTAAATACTTTAGAATAACAACCATACCAAATATAGTAGAAATTTGAAGAAACTACTGGTGATATAACATAAagtttctatgaaaaaaatcataatTTTAAAACTAATTTTAACTTTAATACagtgtttaatttgaatggaccgtCTGGTTAATTTTTTCTTGTTCTTATGCATTGTCCTAAAAAATTAAAAATTTTACTAAAATATCCTATAGTTCTTTCCCGTTTTACCACATGTTCACTAATAAGGTTTCAACCAAGTACTGGAAAAAAAAACCAAGTACTGGCACTTATGTGTATTAGTTTGAAGAAAAATTCACTACGACAGGTTTGTAAACTAACAGACACGagaaaaaaataaatagaagaataaCTAGAAAATGAATAATATAATTTTATGAAGAAAATGTTGGAAATAATCAAAATTTATTATTTTAATACTCAAATAAAGTTTTATAAAATTATTAATTTTAACTTCACCGAATTCCTGGGCTACATATTTCTCATTTTTATAAATTAGTAAAGTTCTGGATATTTAACAACCTTACAAAAATATTATGTTGATTTATTATATATTTGTTCTCGTTTACCGACATAGTTCTATAACTTGTGTGTAACAGATTTTAGTTCAAGAACAATTCAACAAAGAATATTTTAACACTAAGAAATACTCAAAAGCAAATATAACAAACTTATTTATAGGAAATTAGAAATGCATTAAAATAGTTTTGCAGTAAATATTTACAAGAGCAAGGAGTCGAAATATAAACTAGGATATTTACATAAATAGCATGAAAGTTATGAAAATCAAGGTTATTTGCAAAAAAGAAGCTTACCTAAAATGGAGATAAGAAATGTAGAATAATTTCTTTTCACTTTACTAAATTATTTAGTTAAATTTCTTGGTGTTATGCATTGGTAAAGTTAGAAATATTTATTAACTTTAGTAGAAAATATGTTAATTCATCATATACTTTTTCTCCATTTACCCGCATATTTTGTAATAGCTTTTAAAAAATTGCCAAATGTGTGAAAGCATTGCCCTGCAACCGTATTCGCTGGAGCAATGGAATCTTTGATATCTTTGTCAACTGAGAGACCAATAATGTTTGATAGCAgagttgacagagcaaacttgattttggaatagtccagatacACACAATCATATGAGAACCAGTGCATGGACAATCCAAAATTTCATCTTACTCTTTTGGTAATATTATGTTAACATGCAATTGTTTTTTTGCTTGATTAATTAGCTTATGGATTATTATCTATTTTCAATAATTAGATTAGTTATATTAGAGGAATGCCCTGTTAGATATCAATTTTATTTTAAACTAATAATGAATTAGCGATAATTCTGGTTAGTGCATAAAAAGAGTGACGTGCGCCTTCTAACCCATAGTCACGTCTCATTTGCTAATGTCAGACGGAGAACGTATTACGTATGCTAACTGCGCACAAAGATTCAGCGCAAATGTTTTGCATGCCTGCTCTCGTCTCTTAGGGCTGGCTCTTCGTTTAAAGACAATTATGAGGCACTCTATTAATCTCTCTATATGCATCCTTTCTTTTTGGCTTTTTACTCTGAATCATGTGGAGAATAACCTTTTTGCATACATTTTTCGAACCATGACAAGAAAAAACATATGATCGGCGTGTAGACGCCACCACTGGCGCATATACTCTTACTCGTTGCCACGTGGTCGCGAAAGGATCAGCAGTGATAAGATTAGAGCTGGCACCTGAAGACCCAGGGCCGTACGTAGGGTCCTCTTGAATATTCCATGCAGTGATTTGTATATGTACACGTCCACACAAACACTAAAATGCTTGCTTGCCAGTCCTTGTAGTCGATCGtactgcatgcatgcatggtttCAAGCTACCGGTCTGTTATGAGCTAGGTGCAATTAATAAATTCGATCCTCCTAGACATAATGGATCCAATTAACGGAAGACATGATATTCATACAATTAATTAGCTAGAGGTGATGCATGCGCATGAGCTTGGACATAAGCAGCAGCCTTCGTCTAGCCCTCGTCGTCGTCGGAGGTCTTGGAGGCAGCCGCGTCGGAGAGCATCTTCTGGATCCGCTCCATCGTCGCCGCCTCGATGTTCCGCTCCACGCGGTCCCTGTTGTAAGACTCGAAGAACTCCTTGTTCTCCTTCTCCAGCTCTTTCCACACTGCCAGTAAGGTTCATTTTAGTGATCACATCTCTTACATCCTCTGACATATATTCACATGAAATGACAAAAGAAGTACTACTCTAGCTAGCTAGTGCTATAATCTAACCGTCATCAAAGAGTTGTGCATGCATAGGGTAGTCTGCGATGAATTAAGTCAATTGAGCTGAAGCGCTGCTATAGCATATAGATATTTCCTTTTATGTGTCTAAATACGATAGCGTCATAGCATGAAGATCTAATTAGGCAGGACGTATATACATGCTTTGCCCAAATGGCTGGGGCACCACCTCCTTTGTCTTAAAATACACCCCATACTATATGCTTTCGCGGTACTTGCATGCAGTAAGGAAGATATATATACCAGTGGCAGTGACGACCGGGTTGATCTTGGCATGCTTCTCCAGGGCCTCCATGCACCCCTCCTTGTTGAGGTTGAAGCAAATGCACTTCTCTATCAGATGGTGTACCTGGAATCAATCAATTATTGGCAACCCACAAAGATTCCATCATCTATATATATTGTTTGATAGACACACGCGCGGACACCTCTGATCTACCCGCGCTTACAGCAGAAATTCAAACGCTAGCTGTACATACCATTCTGATGTAGGAAGCCGAGGATGAGGAGTCGCCCATGGTGGATGAACTTGGAAGGTAGGTGCCGTGCTGACGCCAAGTAGAACCAACGGGATAGAGTGGTAGCTGTGGGCGCAACGAAGGCTGGCGATGAGGTAGAAATAGGGGAGGCGGGGGAGGGGGACGTGGAAGGGTTGGCACGTGGGCGCCGCCTCCCCATTGGCGGAGAGGTGGACGGGCAGATTTTTCCGGGCCCGCGCCTCGCTctcgccggctcttctgtggctggAGAGTGTGGGCGAATGGCGCCGATCGGCCGGGCGACCCCGGCCGGCCATGGCGCTGAAACTTCACCGTTTCCTCCTTGACTTCTAGCCTGCAGCTCCTGTGCTCGTGGTCTTTTTACTTGGGTAGAAATTAACGGCTGATATGTCATTTCTTCCTCTCCTTTTTATCTCTCTCAAAACTGTGTGAAAATTTGAGGTTTGACAGGGCTCGTCGTCCGCGTTTCATCGTGTCTATTAGGCCTACGTTCGTTTCTAAAGGGAAGGAGCTGAGTTGACTTCCGAGACAACACAAAGGTCGACGTATGGTGCTAATGAACTTCGACGTGCCACTGCCGACACACGCCCCATGTTACTTACTTTGACTCAATTTGGTTCAGACTtgagttctttttctttttccttcttgtgAGGAGACCTGAGTTCTTTTCTCACCAGAAAAAAGACCTTAATCGTCTATCTATTCCACTAGTGCTTTTGTTTGGCTCTACCATGATATTTTCCTTTCTAGTAGAACCGGCAGGAGTGAGGAGCTCCGCATTTTCATTGGATAGTTGAATCAGGCCTTTCTTGGTCGTTTGGAAAAAGGAGCCCCACATTTTCGTTACTAAGAAATTAGGCGAAAACTAGATAAAAATCATATGCCACAAGTACAAACCAagcaacctactccctccgttcctaaatacttgtctttctaggcatttcaataaATGACTGCATacaaagcaaaataagtgaatctacactttaaaatatgtctacatacatccgtatgtagtagtcatttgaaatgtctagaaagataaatatttaggaacggagggagtatgacgaAAGAAAAAAATGGGCAAAAAGGTACAAACATATTATTAGACAAAAACGCATGACCAATACACATATAGACAACAGAAATAGGAGCCAAGCCACGCGCTCCAACGCAAGCAAACTCGTGTGCAACCCCTACATGGTACATACATAGCTATGTCTAGCATCGACCCCCACATGAGGAGAAGAGAAGACACGGCCGACCAAGAGAAGCACCCTAGGTACACTACTAGCAAAACATAAGGTTGCAAAACCCCTGGTCCGCTTTACACCGCTGATGAANNNNNNNNNNNNNNNNNNNNNNNNNNNNNNNNNNNNNNNNNNNNNNNNNNNNNNNNNNNNNNNNNNNNNNNNNNNNNNNNNNNNNNNNNNNNNNNNNNNNNNNNNNNNNNNNNNNNNNNNNNNNNNNNNNNNNNNNNNNNNNNNNNNNNNNNNNNNNNNNNNNNNNNNNNNNNNNNNNNNNNNNNNNNNNNNNNNNNNNNNNNNNNNNNNNNNNNNNNNNNNNNNNNNNNNNNNNNNNNNNNNNNNNNNNNNNNNNNNNNNNNNNNNNNNNNNNNNNNNNNNNNNNNNNNNNNNNNNNNNNNNNNNNNNNNNNNNNNNNNNNNNNNNNNNNNNNNNNNNNNNNNNNNNNNNNNNNNNNNNNNNNNNNNNNNNNNNNNNNNNNNNNNNNNNNNNNNNNNNNNNNNNNNNNNNNNNNNNNNNTACTTGGGCATGGCCCGTGCGACATAGCAAAAGAGAATCCCAGTACATGCAACCGATTAGAAGTTGCACCACCACAACCCAAGCGTGCACTGTACCACAACTGCCGCAAGGAAATAAAAAAGAAGGTGGGATGAGTTGATCTAGGTCGTTCAAGCTGGGATGAAGATGTGTCTTTGCTTCGTTTTTTTGGTCATGGGTCTTTGCTTCTTCTTATTACTATGAGATATACTATTAAGTTGTTTCATGTACATTCCAGAGAGAGGAAAATTTTCTTGTAAGTAGACAAGTCACATGATAGTTAGTTCGGAGTACTGATCTTATTAATGGTTTCTTCTAGTCTGTATGTACTCTCCAGGTGCAAATGGGTACCCAATCTGACCCTTTTTAGTTCATCAACTGAAGTAAAACTTGAAAGTCACATCACTTTGTTTAAATTCATTTGGTTGAACCATGGGCAGAGGGTGAAAATCTCTCGCATTGTAAAGACTGCACTTTTTCCGATAGAGATCAAAAAGACTGCATGATTAGGTGTTGCGTGGTTGCAGACCACAAGCATACTACAGATTCGCAAGCCGCAGAAGAACCGACCTAGCTATCTCCCGAACGAGCAAACTATCTCGTGCATGTAGATAACATGGCCCACCGCCCAGTGACCAAAGATCAAGTCCCATAAGATCGCGTGGTGGCCCACCTAACCAAAATGTAGCCAACCGCTGCCCAGAAACAGATCCCGGATCTATGGAATACCCCGGGAAAGGACATATACGTAGCAAAAAAGAAGGAAAACGAAGAATTTTGCAAAATAAAAAAATGCGACCTAAAAGGTTCATTCCTAGCTTGCTAGCCAAGTCTAATGATGGATCCAGGACTATTCTACGATCTACTATACAAGGGTGCAACGATCTGCGTGATATAGAGTGGCAATG
The sequence above is a segment of the Triticum dicoccoides isolate Atlit2015 ecotype Zavitan chromosome 1A, WEW_v2.0, whole genome shotgun sequence genome. Coding sequences within it:
- the LOC119282669 gene encoding metal tolerance protein 5-like, with protein sequence MAAGGSAEGEELFLLRSAEEGDGDGDGLCVGERPWRLNFDGFRRQGPQQENPPSRGLQDCLGVLAQGPGDVVAEYYQQQLEMLEGFNEMDTLTDHGCLPGISKEEREKIARSETLAIRLSNIANMVLFAAKVYASIRSGSLAIIASTLDSLLDLLSGFILWFTAFSMQTPNPYRYPIGKRRMQPLGILVFASVMATLGLQIILESTRSLVSSNGAEFRLTKEQEMWVVNIMLAVTLVKLLLVIYCRSFTNEIVKAYAQDHFFDVITNIIGLVAALLANYFEGWIDPVGAIILAIYTIRTWSMTVLENVHSLVGQSASPEFLQKLTYLCWNHHKAVRHIDTVRAYTFGSHYFVEVDIVLPCDMPLQEAHDIGEALQEKLESLPEIERAFVHLDYEFTHQPEHARSYDT
- the LOC119282680 gene encoding uncharacterized protein LOC119282680, whose protein sequence is MGDSSSSASYIRMVHHLIEKCICFNLNKEGCMEALEKHAKINPVVTATVWKELEKENKEFFESYNRDRVERNIEAATMERIQKMLSDAAASKTSDDDEG